The Actinomycetota bacterium genome has a window encoding:
- a CDS encoding nuclear transport factor 2 family protein has translation MFDEAEFEKALATPRLRQPLPEYLPGNRGGGKVRVLTEPELNAMTRQWFVDYERKIQYYEEHGIDIGWTLEWAKKYWWSWLMRDMSLNDELYTPDLQYTDVSSFGRTIVGLDEFVRYNFAFFDAIPDWRYDPLPGEIYVDLTPEGEVRIVVRYLGSGHWDGPLRLYPYDEKAPTIYGTGAFIQCHGVDRYYFNREGLMYKGDTAYDIFEATQCAGILPRDDSPLFKALLKTTRLVGALRRMRERLPVSGSR, from the coding sequence ATGTTCGATGAAGCCGAGTTCGAGAAGGCACTGGCCACGCCGAGGTTGCGGCAGCCGCTGCCGGAGTACCTGCCCGGCAACCGCGGCGGCGGCAAGGTCCGCGTCCTCACCGAGCCTGAGCTCAACGCCATGACCAGGCAGTGGTTCGTGGACTACGAGAGGAAGATACAGTACTACGAGGAGCACGGCATCGACATCGGCTGGACCCTGGAGTGGGCCAAGAAGTACTGGTGGAGCTGGCTGATGCGCGATATGTCCCTGAACGACGAGCTCTACACGCCGGACCTGCAGTACACGGACGTCTCCTCCTTCGGCCGCACCATCGTCGGCCTGGACGAGTTCGTGAGGTACAATTTCGCCTTCTTCGACGCCATTCCCGACTGGCGCTACGACCCCCTCCCCGGAGAGATATACGTCGACCTAACCCCGGAAGGGGAGGTGCGCATCGTTGTCCGCTACCTTGGCAGCGGGCACTGGGACGGCCCCCTGCGGCTCTATCCCTACGACGAGAAGGCCCCCACCATCTACGGCACCGGCGCCTTCATCCAGTGTCACGGCGTCGACCGCTATTATTTCAATCGGGAGGGCCTGATGTACAAAGGAGACACCGCCTACGACATCTTCGAGGCCACGCAGTGCGCCGGCATCCTTCCCCGCGACGACAGCCCCCTCTTCAAGGCGTTGCTGAAGACCACCAGGCTTGTCGGCGCCCTGCGCAGGATGCGGGAGAGACTCCCCGTATCGGGCTCCAGGTAA
- a CDS encoding ATP-binding protein — MTRKINIPDPQELLRHIAGMYQSALRVIMEYIDNSLDDAEYFYEEKGCYPRIIEITTTIDPLKREVTITDNCRGMTREKLVRIVESVGSSDKKAQPWTNGQFGFGVHAFRACCKRLEVISKDESDVPWRMVIDRDSNEIPDEEELPSTAFPFPSGTIVKLSRFETSWWKEISAQELVNEVELHFSHLLRRERLYIQVVEGERTIICKPFDIGIFEGEEFARYIAKVKDDRQGMEITLPHPIEVCLKVCNSPLPDKPPLFLNLGRRIEEVARTKSYYNLSPYKGRVWAHPHLIGYIEMNGNLEPTLDRADFKQSRKRRCIYEEIAKVEEEVHASLSRIVQSTNVKSLGRLGSLLTRLLEQIAREDRMSLREVFAAGGDVSLAEVPLSDADLLSPGEGNGQAGEEGAEPGGEKASVAEGEGGLSGRRRRGSGFVVRFDDTALDALIQEDGTIPRSSLVEDTINIYVNHPDFNDRAQRARHGRLKLSDRLASYVAAIIASYYKDAYYSKYKLQPEIKRVVGSRTAMFDDFLAFTCRLEHMLQEYVGTDLEEMVEV; from the coding sequence ATGACCAGAAAGATTAACATACCCGATCCCCAGGAACTGCTCCGCCACATTGCGGGGATGTACCAGAGCGCCCTGCGCGTGATCATGGAATACATAGACAACTCCCTGGACGACGCCGAGTACTTCTACGAGGAAAAGGGTTGCTATCCCCGGATAATCGAGATAACCACGACCATCGATCCCCTCAAGCGCGAGGTCACCATCACCGACAACTGCCGGGGCATGACACGGGAAAAACTGGTGCGCATCGTGGAATCCGTGGGGAGCTCGGACAAGAAGGCACAGCCCTGGACCAACGGACAGTTCGGTTTCGGGGTACACGCCTTTCGCGCCTGCTGCAAGAGGCTGGAGGTCATCTCCAAAGACGAAAGCGACGTCCCCTGGAGGATGGTCATCGACCGCGACAGCAACGAAATTCCCGACGAGGAGGAACTGCCCTCTACCGCCTTCCCCTTCCCCTCCGGAACCATCGTCAAGCTGAGCAGGTTCGAGACCTCGTGGTGGAAGGAGATCAGCGCCCAGGAGCTGGTGAACGAGGTCGAGCTCCACTTCAGCCACCTCCTGCGCCGGGAACGCCTGTACATCCAGGTGGTGGAGGGGGAGCGTACCATTATCTGCAAGCCTTTCGACATCGGTATCTTCGAGGGCGAGGAATTCGCCCGCTACATCGCCAAGGTGAAGGATGACCGCCAGGGGATGGAGATCACCCTCCCCCACCCCATCGAGGTGTGCCTCAAGGTCTGCAATAGTCCTCTGCCGGACAAGCCTCCACTCTTCCTCAACCTGGGCAGGCGCATCGAGGAAGTGGCGAGGACGAAATCCTATTATAACCTCTCGCCCTACAAGGGCAGGGTCTGGGCCCATCCCCACCTCATCGGCTACATCGAGATGAACGGAAACCTCGAGCCCACCCTGGACCGGGCCGACTTCAAGCAATCGCGCAAGCGCAGGTGTATCTACGAGGAGATCGCCAAGGTGGAGGAGGAAGTGCACGCCTCGCTGTCAAGGATCGTGCAGTCAACCAACGTGAAGAGCCTGGGTCGCCTGGGAAGCCTGCTCACCCGCCTCCTGGAACAGATCGCCCGGGAGGACCGCATGAGCCTGCGGGAAGTCTTCGCCGCGGGCGGCGATGTCTCCCTGGCCGAGGTTCCCCTCTCGGACGCCGACCTCCTGAGCCCCGGCGAGGGAAACGGTCAGGCGGGAGAGGAGGGAGCGGAGCCTGGCGGCGAGAAGGCCTCCGTCGCCGAGGGCGAGGGCGGGCTCTCCGGGAGGCGACGCCGCGGCAGCGGCTTCGTGGTGCGCTTCGACGACACCGCCCTGGATGCGCTCATACAGGAGGACGGCACCATCCCCAGGTCCAGCCTGGTGGAGGATACCATCAACATCTACGTCAACCACCCTGATTTCAACGACCGCGCGCAGCGGGCGAGGCACGGCAGGCTCAAGCTCTCCGACCGCCTCGCCTCCTACGTCGCCGCCATCATCGCCTCCTATTACAAAGACGCCTACTACAGCAAGTACAAGCTGCAGCCGGAGATCAAGCGCGTGGTGGGAAGCCGCACCGCGATGTTCGACGACTTCCTGGCCTTCACCTGCCGCCTGGAACACATGCTCCAGGAATACGTGGGCACGGACCTGGAAGAGATGGTGGAGGTCTAG
- a CDS encoding 4Fe-4S binding protein: MIAHLDHGTRLHARIPFPFNIVGSKYEYVLMKVLGKLTDMDWIYRHRITRSLVDTLANRAVLPLIHGEVLNPDEVVNMVSRLEADEDRCHGCAQCQAYCPNGAVRLVPRAGHSLSYCPPDLLGYAGHEDAHRRP, from the coding sequence ATGATAGCGCACCTGGATCACGGCACGAGGCTGCATGCACGCATACCTTTCCCGTTCAACATCGTGGGGAGCAAGTACGAGTACGTGCTCATGAAAGTCCTGGGAAAGCTCACCGACATGGACTGGATATACCGCCACCGCATCACCAGGAGCCTGGTCGACACGCTGGCCAACCGCGCGGTACTCCCCCTGATCCACGGCGAGGTGCTCAATCCGGACGAGGTGGTGAACATGGTTTCGCGGCTGGAGGCCGATGAAGACAGGTGCCACGGGTGCGCGCAGTGCCAGGCATACTGTCCCAACGGTGCCGTCAGGCTGGTGCCCCGCGCCGGCCACTCCCTCTCCTACTGCCCTCCCGACCTGCTCGGATATGCCGGGCATGAAGACGCGCACCGGAGGCCGTGA
- a CDS encoding ABC transporter permease: MKLNKIFVASLKMIYRDRIALFWALAFPLMFVALFGLFSMGMTGNNLGKLAYIDRAGTSISEQLRQAVSESEVFTLTTDYTEPEEAKGAMRNNKINFVLVVERPQDAGDGQAAFPDMTLFTDVKNQNINAAAISFFDHLKQQFYSAAMVASIDYVLGMDIDPRARQFYADLKRSLEEAGQPVRHQEGGKNPVTYFDMVFVGLVCMGIMNYAVTGFAINLATLREQKILKRLLTTPLPIRRFMLGELLAFMVLAFAQLGVMLAVGVGMFGARIYAGWWFLVLLVFLGALLFLSLGFFVAAFARTANAAAGMANGIAIPLMFLGGVFFPLEILPGPIYQVFRFLPLAPMIQAMRSVCLEGDPVSAQMPRLAIMLVWLVAVAALGLAIFRFGEE; encoded by the coding sequence ATGAAGCTGAATAAGATCTTCGTGGCCAGCCTGAAGATGATCTACCGCGACCGCATCGCCCTCTTCTGGGCTCTGGCCTTTCCCCTCATGTTCGTGGCCCTCTTCGGTCTCTTCAGCATGGGCATGACCGGCAACAACCTCGGAAAACTGGCATACATAGACCGCGCCGGGACCTCCATCTCGGAGCAGCTCAGGCAAGCGGTCTCCGAGTCGGAAGTCTTTACCCTGACCACTGACTACACTGAACCGGAGGAAGCCAAGGGGGCCATGCGCAACAACAAGATAAACTTCGTCCTGGTGGTGGAGAGACCCCAGGACGCCGGGGATGGTCAGGCGGCGTTCCCGGATATGACCCTGTTCACCGACGTCAAGAACCAGAACATAAACGCCGCCGCCATCAGCTTCTTCGACCACCTCAAGCAGCAGTTCTATTCCGCCGCCATGGTCGCCAGCATAGACTACGTCCTCGGGATGGACATCGACCCACGAGCCAGGCAGTTCTACGCCGATCTGAAGCGATCGCTCGAGGAAGCGGGACAGCCGGTCAGGCACCAGGAGGGAGGCAAGAACCCGGTGACCTATTTCGACATGGTCTTCGTAGGCCTGGTGTGCATGGGGATCATGAACTACGCCGTCACCGGGTTCGCCATCAACCTGGCCACCCTGCGCGAGCAGAAGATACTCAAGCGCCTGCTCACCACCCCCCTGCCCATCCGCCGTTTCATGCTGGGCGAGCTGTTGGCCTTCATGGTGCTCGCTTTCGCCCAGCTTGGGGTGATGCTGGCGGTGGGCGTGGGGATGTTCGGCGCCAGGATCTACGCGGGATGGTGGTTCCTGGTACTACTGGTCTTCCTAGGGGCGCTCCTTTTCCTGTCCCTGGGATTCTTTGTGGCCGCCTTCGCCAGGACCGCCAACGCGGCCGCGGGCATGGCCAACGGCATCGCCATCCCCCTCATGTTCCTGGGGGGAGTGTTCTTCCCCTTGGAGATATTGCCAGGACCTATTTACCAGGTATTCCGTTTTCTGCCACTGGCTCCAATGATCCAGGCCATGCGCTCGGTGTGCCTGGAGGGGGATCCCGTATCCGCGCAGATGCCGCGCCTGGCCATCATGCTGGTGTGGCTGGTGGCGGTGGCCGCCCTGGGTCTCGCCATCTTCCGCTTCGGCGAGGAATAG
- a CDS encoding alpha/beta fold hydrolase codes for MNGRRFAGRSEMEAEAGFRELKERLREIPFSPRRPYLLALADAYTPDLSRISMDILGARPEGPSPYPDTFEKVVFPSLDDTPLVGVMGLHRDGGKRPGVVFCHGFHGSKNKNYIMEAALKAFSEWDYNVLALDLRDFGESRDLSHAPSTGGWKEGQDILGACRFLGGMEGVTTVGAVGYSLGASAVLNAAHQSDVYPYLTGGVMAWSGFASMEKIMSRFSRRPPVGDPFFPYYTAFILLTEIRRLEMRRQRKGEDVIGSLGDRPLSPDFRRYVREVVAPHYGKSEEAIYALSSPCNFVDRIEHPVLLVHAEDDPVCPVEEMEELNRAKRGNPNVDIWVLPTGSHCAFMGFDEDWYWSVMRGFLDHWAERP; via the coding sequence TTGAACGGAAGGCGGTTCGCGGGACGGAGCGAGATGGAGGCGGAAGCAGGGTTCCGGGAGTTGAAGGAGAGGTTGCGGGAGATACCCTTCTCGCCGCGCAGGCCTTACCTTCTAGCCCTCGCGGACGCGTACACTCCCGATCTCTCCCGTATAAGCATGGATATACTGGGTGCCAGGCCCGAGGGCCCTTCCCCCTACCCGGACACTTTCGAGAAAGTGGTATTCCCCAGTCTTGACGACACCCCGCTGGTGGGAGTCATGGGGTTGCACCGGGACGGCGGGAAACGTCCCGGGGTGGTGTTCTGTCACGGGTTCCACGGCTCCAAGAACAAGAACTACATCATGGAGGCGGCCCTGAAAGCCTTCTCGGAATGGGACTACAACGTCCTGGCCCTCGACCTCCGCGACTTCGGAGAGAGCCGGGACCTGTCGCACGCGCCCTCCACGGGAGGATGGAAGGAGGGCCAGGACATCCTTGGCGCCTGCCGCTTCCTGGGAGGGATGGAAGGAGTTACCACGGTAGGGGCGGTGGGCTACAGTCTCGGCGCCAGCGCGGTATTGAACGCCGCGCACCAGAGCGACGTATATCCCTATCTCACCGGTGGGGTCATGGCCTGGAGCGGCTTCGCCTCCATGGAGAAGATAATGTCCCGCTTCAGCAGGCGCCCTCCCGTCGGCGATCCCTTCTTCCCCTACTATACCGCCTTTATCCTCCTGACCGAGATACGACGCCTGGAGATGCGCCGTCAGAGAAAAGGCGAAGATGTCATCGGCTCCCTTGGCGACAGGCCCCTTTCACCGGACTTCAGGCGGTATGTGCGCGAGGTGGTGGCGCCCCATTACGGGAAGAGCGAGGAGGCCATCTACGCCCTCTCGAGCCCTTGCAACTTCGTGGACCGCATCGAGCATCCGGTGTTGCTGGTGCACGCCGAGGACGACCCCGTCTGCCCGGTGGAGGAGATGGAGGAATTGAACCGGGCTAAGCGCGGCAATCCCAACGTGGACATCTGGGTGCTGCCCACCGGCTCACACTGCGCCTTCATGGGCTTCGACGAGGATTGGTACTGGTCGGTGATGCGCGGCTTCCTCGATCACTGGGCGGAGCGACCGTGA
- a CDS encoding MarR family transcriptional regulator — MAGNAEGPRNGFDRVLDAAMGIAEAWNERTGRWLRENQITFAQFKAILLLSKGGSQTLGQLSEGLSRARCTVTGLVDRLEAKGLVKRKRSREDRRQVYVMLTDRGKELAQELKEKVLPEITSLGERIMGRLTESEAAALLGALGKLSEGIGET, encoded by the coding sequence GTGGCGGGAAATGCGGAAGGCCCCCGGAACGGGTTCGACAGGGTGCTGGACGCGGCCATGGGTATAGCCGAGGCCTGGAACGAGCGGACAGGCAGGTGGCTGCGGGAGAACCAGATCACCTTTGCCCAGTTCAAGGCGATACTCCTTTTGAGCAAAGGGGGTTCGCAAACCCTCGGCCAGTTGAGCGAGGGTCTTTCCCGCGCGCGCTGCACGGTCACCGGGCTGGTGGACAGGCTGGAGGCCAAGGGCTTGGTTAAGCGCAAGCGGAGCCGCGAGGACCGGCGTCAGGTGTATGTGATGCTCACCGACAGGGGAAAGGAGTTGGCCCAGGAGCTCAAGGAGAAGGTGCTGCCGGAAATAACCAGCCTGGGGGAGAGGATCATGGGCAGGCTTACCGAATCGGAGGCCGCCGCCTTGCTGGGAGCCCTGGGGAAGCTGAGCGAGGGCATCGGAGAGACGTAG
- a CDS encoding thiamine pyrophosphate-binding protein, translating into MRISGCDLLSRCLARAGISFVAGKDEGALGPVFADLGKTKGVTAITPRGDIAGAFMASAHTYYRRFPALVLASSPADAVNALTGVGTAWGDKIPVMVISARPGDGVAAKSPGRTQREFFAPFCKWGAVVRHAVEIPRVVGQAVREAMSGCHGPVHIDIHSPLLAEEWEMPEEELEGMLRREIDLRPGPAIAGDPELVEKALRTLLAAERPLIFSGGGVVHAAAWEEMDALVRELEVPATTSMAGEGTVRGDNPYYIGGPSYVGGEAFHRAIRRADCVLVVGSAMGGLEGFGQPPFWGADIRFIQVDIDPVNMCLNIPAHLSVLGDAGVVLRQMLEIARSGTVKPNPAHRGWLEHLQEVRRRWRERVEGEAHASWPVIHPGYLARTIRRLAEPETFVAIDGGNTALWAGMFCMPHLPQSAFFPAGMGTLGCGIPFSMGIKAADPGRPLVLIQGDGSFLYNVQELDTARRLGMDFVVVVFNDGCWNMIKGCQDLFFGARYVGAILGDIDYAAIARGFGCYGRRVEKAAEIEPAFREARESGLPAVLDVLVDPDTFPEPLLSFALGEFEGVRFNPLRALGVPRIKVDRRLLSRAKYGVNILLDRDLR; encoded by the coding sequence ATGAGGATCTCCGGTTGTGATCTGCTCTCCCGCTGCCTGGCCCGCGCCGGCATCTCCTTCGTCGCGGGGAAGGATGAGGGAGCTCTGGGACCCGTGTTCGCGGATCTCGGGAAAACGAAGGGGGTGACGGCGATCACCCCGCGCGGCGACATCGCCGGCGCCTTCATGGCCTCCGCGCACACCTATTACCGGCGTTTCCCGGCGCTGGTGCTGGCCTCGTCGCCCGCGGACGCCGTGAACGCCCTGACCGGTGTGGGAACGGCATGGGGAGATAAGATCCCGGTGATGGTGATATCGGCCCGTCCCGGGGATGGGGTGGCGGCAAAGTCGCCCGGACGCACCCAGCGGGAGTTCTTCGCGCCCTTCTGCAAGTGGGGAGCCGTCGTCCGGCATGCCGTGGAGATACCGCGGGTGGTCGGACAGGCGGTGCGCGAGGCCATGAGCGGGTGCCACGGCCCGGTGCACATCGACATCCACTCCCCTCTGCTGGCGGAGGAGTGGGAGATGCCGGAGGAGGAGCTGGAAGGCATGCTCCGGCGGGAGATCGACCTTCGCCCCGGGCCCGCCATAGCCGGCGACCCTGAACTGGTGGAAAAAGCCCTCCGTACCCTGCTGGCCGCCGAGAGGCCGCTCATCTTCTCCGGTGGCGGCGTGGTGCACGCCGCGGCCTGGGAAGAGATGGACGCCCTGGTGCGCGAGCTGGAGGTCCCCGCCACCACCTCCATGGCGGGGGAGGGCACCGTCAGAGGCGACAACCCCTATTACATCGGGGGGCCCAGCTACGTGGGCGGCGAGGCTTTCCACCGCGCCATCCGGCGGGCCGACTGCGTGCTGGTGGTGGGAAGCGCCATGGGAGGCCTGGAGGGCTTCGGCCAGCCGCCCTTCTGGGGCGCGGACATCCGCTTCATCCAGGTGGACATCGACCCCGTGAACATGTGCCTGAACATACCAGCCCACCTCTCCGTGCTGGGGGACGCCGGCGTGGTGCTCAGGCAGATGCTGGAAATAGCGCGCTCCGGGACGGTAAAGCCAAACCCCGCCCACCGCGGCTGGCTGGAGCACCTGCAGGAGGTGAGGCGCCGGTGGCGGGAGAGGGTGGAGGGCGAGGCCCACGCCTCATGGCCGGTCATCCATCCCGGATACCTGGCCCGCACCATAAGGAGACTCGCGGAACCGGAGACCTTCGTGGCCATCGACGGCGGGAACACGGCGCTGTGGGCGGGGATGTTCTGCATGCCCCACCTTCCGCAGAGCGCCTTCTTTCCCGCGGGCATGGGCACCCTGGGGTGCGGCATACCCTTCTCCATGGGCATCAAGGCGGCCGACCCCGGCCGTCCCCTGGTGCTCATCCAGGGAGACGGCTCCTTCCTCTACAACGTGCAGGAACTGGACACCGCACGCCGCCTGGGCATGGACTTCGTGGTGGTGGTCTTCAACGACGGCTGCTGGAACATGATCAAGGGATGCCAGGACCTCTTTTTCGGGGCCCGCTACGTGGGGGCCATCCTGGGCGACATCGACTACGCCGCCATCGCGCGCGGCTTCGGGTGCTACGGCCGGCGGGTGGAGAAGGCGGCGGAGATAGAGCCCGCCTTCAGGGAGGCGAGGGAATCGGGCCTCCCCGCCGTCCTGGACGTGCTGGTGGACCCCGACACCTTCCCGGAGCCCCTGCTGAGCTTCGCCCTGGGGGAGTTCGAGGGGGTGCGCTTCAACCCCCTGCGGGCCCTTGGGGTGCCGAGGATAAAGGTCGACCGCAGGCTGTTGAGCCGGGCCAAATACGGCGTCAACATCCTGCTTGACCGGGACCTGAGATAG
- a CDS encoding ABC transporter ATP-binding protein: MEAEYKACSGFKETRSQAEYEVGGEERRIRQEAPGKQAVSLHKRVVGASSSGGPRGKGGIVDKEKVIEAIGLVKVYGDRRVLKGISFDVYRNEVFGLLGENGAGKTTTLEIIEGLRKATSGTARVLGMDSRQDLLRIKERIGVQLQASAYFEQLTLMEILDLFRSFYARGLDPRELLSMVGMEDRGRMRVGQLSGGLRQRFSIVAALVNDPEVVFLDEPTTGLDPVARRNLWDLVRRIKEQGKTVVLTSHYLEEVEALCERVAIIKEGEILALDTVASLMLQQENPVRVDFLPRGGLAEEVRTRLAGMGVLCESQGRAGEFTLFLKDMEALKAALRVLEPLELERMAVSTANLEDVFVRLTGGRIKEEEEEVPSGRAVR, from the coding sequence ATGGAGGCTGAATACAAGGCATGTTCGGGGTTTAAAGAAACCAGGTCGCAGGCCGAATATGAGGTTGGCGGAGAGGAGCGACGGATAAGGCAGGAAGCTCCCGGGAAACAAGCGGTGTCCCTGCATAAACGGGTCGTCGGCGCTTCGAGCAGCGGAGGTCCTCGCGGAAAGGGAGGAATTGTGGATAAGGAAAAGGTCATCGAGGCCATAGGCCTCGTGAAGGTCTACGGAGACCGGCGCGTCCTCAAGGGCATCAGCTTTGACGTGTACCGCAACGAGGTCTTCGGACTGCTGGGGGAGAACGGAGCCGGCAAGACCACCACCCTGGAGATAATCGAGGGGCTCCGCAAGGCCACCTCCGGCACCGCCCGTGTCCTGGGTATGGACAGCCGCCAGGACCTCCTGCGCATCAAGGAGCGTATCGGGGTGCAGCTCCAGGCCTCCGCGTACTTCGAGCAGCTCACTCTCATGGAGATCCTGGACCTCTTCCGCAGCTTCTACGCGAGGGGCCTGGATCCGCGCGAGCTGCTATCCATGGTGGGGATGGAGGACCGGGGCAGGATGCGGGTGGGCCAGCTCTCCGGTGGCCTGAGGCAGCGCTTCTCCATCGTCGCCGCTCTGGTCAACGATCCGGAGGTGGTCTTCCTGGACGAGCCCACCACCGGGCTGGACCCCGTGGCCCGCCGCAACCTCTGGGACCTGGTGCGTCGCATCAAGGAGCAGGGAAAGACGGTCGTCCTCACCAGCCATTATCTGGAAGAGGTGGAGGCGCTGTGCGAGAGGGTGGCCATCATCAAGGAGGGGGAGATCCTGGCCTTGGACACCGTGGCCAGCCTCATGCTACAGCAGGAGAACCCCGTACGCGTGGATTTCCTGCCCCGCGGAGGCCTGGCGGAGGAGGTCAGGACAAGGCTTGCGGGCATGGGCGTGCTGTGCGAATCCCAGGGAAGGGCGGGCGAGTTCACCCTCTTCCTCAAGGACATGGAGGCCCTCAAGGCCGCTCTGCGCGTGCTGGAGCCGCTGGAGCTCGAGCGCATGGCGGTGTCCACCGCCAACCTGGAGGACGTATTCGTGCGGCTCACCGGCGGGCGTATTAAAGAGGAGGAAGAGGAAGTCCCGTCGGGGAGGGCGGTGCGATGA
- a CDS encoding SCP2 sterol-binding domain-containing protein, translated as MAYTYGTKEWEESFTALMADLLEVEREPYIMGTPSWIATYESMVRNDEEYRKLAQGWEGTVVIHITAEPAVGLEQDMYLLIDLWHGDCRAVRLVPAEVGEAGDYVLTASYERWKQVMTKELDVVKGLMQGKIKLKGHLPTIVRYNKAAIRLVDLVAATPTIYLDEMDPEEIEAFKPWVDFVRQEYGL; from the coding sequence TTGGCTTACACCTACGGCACCAAGGAGTGGGAGGAATCCTTCACCGCCTTGATGGCGGACCTCCTGGAGGTGGAGCGGGAACCCTATATCATGGGGACCCCATCTTGGATAGCCACCTACGAGTCCATGGTCCGCAACGATGAGGAATACCGCAAGCTGGCGCAGGGTTGGGAGGGAACGGTGGTCATCCACATCACCGCGGAGCCCGCGGTGGGGCTGGAGCAGGACATGTACCTGCTCATCGACCTGTGGCACGGTGATTGCCGGGCGGTGCGGCTGGTGCCCGCCGAGGTGGGGGAGGCGGGCGACTACGTCCTCACCGCCAGTTACGAGCGCTGGAAGCAGGTGATGACCAAGGAACTCGACGTGGTGAAAGGGCTTATGCAGGGCAAGATAAAACTCAAGGGGCACCTGCCCACCATCGTGCGTTACAACAAGGCCGCGATACGCCTGGTGGACCTGGTGGCCGCCACCCCCACCATCTACCTCGACGAGATGGATCCAGAAGAGATCGAAGCCTTCAAACCCTGGGTGGATTTCGTCCGTCAGGAATACGGCCTCTAG
- a CDS encoding 3-hydroxyacyl-CoA dehydrogenase family protein, which produces MYERDVRTAAVVGAGQMGHGIALVFARAGMQVRLIDVREDALHRAGALIASSLEVLADCGKLARDKIPEITARIQTTTDLEAGASDADFVVEAVLEVPEVKKEVFSRLDAVCPEEVIIASNTSGLDIFEFAEVAWPQRLLIAHWFLPPHIIPLVEVVPGANTAPEAVAATVSLLARLGKEPVALKGFTRAFIVNKIQNMMSLAVFELLGSGLVTPEDIDRAVKNSLGIRLPVVGVVQTMDLTGLDLVLDVMRSYGFSNPFIAEKVEAGHLGAKTSRGIYDYGGRSEAEILARRDRLYLEMLDHLEEMGAFRPL; this is translated from the coding sequence ATGTACGAAAGGGACGTGAGGACCGCGGCGGTGGTGGGAGCGGGGCAGATGGGGCATGGCATCGCCCTCGTCTTCGCCCGCGCGGGCATGCAGGTTCGGCTCATCGACGTGCGGGAGGACGCCCTGCATAGAGCCGGTGCTCTCATAGCGTCCAGCCTGGAGGTACTCGCCGACTGCGGGAAGCTGGCGCGGGATAAGATCCCCGAGATCACCGCGCGAATCCAAACCACCACCGACCTGGAGGCGGGGGCAAGTGACGCGGATTTCGTGGTGGAGGCGGTCCTCGAGGTGCCGGAGGTCAAGAAGGAGGTCTTCTCCCGCCTGGACGCGGTGTGTCCCGAGGAGGTGATCATCGCCAGTAATACCTCCGGGCTGGACATCTTCGAGTTTGCGGAGGTCGCATGGCCACAGCGTCTCCTCATCGCCCACTGGTTCCTCCCTCCCCACATCATCCCTCTCGTGGAGGTGGTACCCGGGGCGAACACCGCTCCGGAAGCGGTCGCCGCCACGGTGTCCCTGCTCGCGCGTCTGGGCAAGGAGCCGGTGGCACTCAAGGGCTTCACCCGCGCCTTCATCGTCAACAAGATCCAGAACATGATGTCCCTGGCGGTCTTCGAGCTCCTGGGCAGCGGGCTGGTGACCCCGGAGGATATCGACCGCGCGGTGAAGAACAGCCTGGGCATACGCCTCCCGGTGGTGGGCGTGGTGCAGACCATGGACCTCACCGGTCTGGACCTGGTGCTGGACGTGATGAGGAGCTACGGGTTCTCCAACCCCTTCATCGCGGAGAAGGTGGAGGCCGGTCATCTGGGGGCCAAGACCTCCCGGGGCATCTACGACTACGGCGGTCGTTCCGAGGCGGAGATCCTCGCCAGGCGCGACCGCCTCTACCTGGAGATGCTGGACCACCTGGAGGAGATGGGCGCTTTCCGGCCCCTGTGA